In one window of Frigoriglobus tundricola DNA:
- a CDS encoding ABC transporter ATP-binding protein, which translates to MPHPEDHRRAQAAHEPMPLLIELNGVTRTFGAFTALHDVTLALPPGRIGLLGPNGAGKSTLLKILMGLIPPSSGTGRVLDEALGGDRDNEGNWRLRRLIGFMPEADALVPGLTGVEYVGLAGEMYGMPRRDARRRAHEVLSYLELEEARYRRVEEYSAGMKQRVKLAQALVHDPPVLLLDEPTSGLDPAGRDAMLRLIKALGTDHGKSVLLSTHLLADVEAVCERVVIMAGGRVRGQGHVSELCARRQDRFRLRVQGDQMDTYREELARAGVTLLSDTGPGEWRIAVPVGWSNLTFFQQAGACGVVVRSLTRDDETLEELFLRTVGN; encoded by the coding sequence GTGCCACACCCCGAGGACCACCGGCGGGCTCAGGCCGCTCACGAACCCATGCCGCTGCTCATCGAACTCAACGGTGTCACCCGCACGTTCGGCGCGTTCACCGCGCTACACGATGTGACGCTGGCGCTGCCGCCGGGGCGGATCGGGTTGCTGGGGCCGAACGGGGCGGGCAAGTCCACGCTGCTCAAGATCCTCATGGGCCTGATCCCGCCGTCGAGCGGCACCGGCCGGGTGCTGGACGAGGCGCTCGGCGGCGACCGTGACAACGAGGGCAACTGGCGGCTCCGGCGCCTGATCGGTTTCATGCCGGAGGCCGACGCGCTCGTGCCCGGGCTGACCGGCGTCGAGTACGTGGGCCTCGCGGGCGAAATGTACGGGATGCCCCGGCGCGACGCCAGGCGGCGCGCCCACGAGGTGCTGTCGTACCTCGAACTGGAAGAGGCCCGGTACCGGCGCGTGGAGGAGTACTCCGCCGGCATGAAGCAGCGGGTGAAGCTGGCGCAGGCGCTCGTGCACGACCCGCCGGTGCTGCTCCTCGACGAGCCGACGAGCGGCCTCGACCCGGCCGGGCGCGACGCGATGCTCCGGCTCATCAAGGCGCTCGGCACCGACCACGGCAAGTCGGTGCTGCTCTCCACGCACCTGCTCGCCGACGTCGAGGCGGTGTGCGAACGGGTCGTCATCATGGCGGGCGGTCGCGTCCGCGGCCAGGGCCACGTTTCGGAACTGTGTGCCCGGCGCCAGGACCGGTTCCGGCTCCGGGTACAGGGCGACCAGATGGATACCTACCGCGAGGAACTGGCCCGAGCCGGGGTGACGCTCCTGAGCGACACGGGGCCGGGCGAGTGGCGGATCGCGGTCCCGGTCGGGTGGTCGAACCTGACGTTCTTTCAACAGGCCGGGGCCTGCGGCGTGGTGGTCCGCTCGCTGACACGCGACGACGAAACGCTGGAAGAACTGTTCCTGCGCACGGTCGGAAACTGA